In the Streptomyces formicae genome, one interval contains:
- a CDS encoding cold-shock protein → MATGTVKWFNAEKGFGFIAQEGGGPDVFVHYSAINANGFRSLEENQAVSFDVTQGPKGPQAENVTPM, encoded by the coding sequence ATGGCTACCGGAACCGTGAAGTGGTTCAACGCTGAAAAGGGCTTTGGCTTCATTGCCCAGGAAGGCGGCGGCCCGGACGTCTTCGTCCACTACTCCGCGATCAACGCGAACGGCTTCCGCTCCCTTGAGGAGAACCAGGCCGTTTCCTTCGACGTGACGCAGGGTCCGAAGGGCCCGCAGGCGGAGAACGTCACCCCGATGTAA